Genomic DNA from Ignavibacteria bacterium:
AAATAAGTTCATTCGATATAAGCGAAGCAAAAAAAGTTTTCGGTGTTCACGCGGTGTTGAGTTACAAAGATATTCCGGGACACAATCAAATGGGACCGGTTATTCACGATGAAGTTTGTCTTGCGGAGAGTGAAGTCGTGTGTGTTGGACAAGCGATGTTTTTAATTGCGGCAGAAACGGAAGAGCAATGTTTAGAAGCAGAGAAAAAAATAAAAATAGAATACGAACTTCTCGAACCAATTCTTTCGATTGAAAAAGCAATCGAAAAAAAATCTTTGCTTGGCGCACCAATGAAAATTGAACGCGGAGATAGTAACGCAACTTTCCAAGTTGCAAAACATAAAATAAAAGGCGAACTCAAAACCGGCGCGCAAGAACATTGGTATCTCGAATCGCAAGTGTGTTTGTGCATCCCCGGCGAAACCAATGAAATCAATGTGTTTAGCGGAACGCAGCATCCATCGGAAACGCAAGCGCTCGTTGCAGAAGTGCTGGGAATCAGAAAAAACGATGTCGTTGTCGAAGTGCGGAGAATGGGCGGCGCGTTCGGTGGAAAAGAAACGCAAGGAAATCACGTTGCGTGTTGGTGCGCGCTTCTCTGCAATGCAACAAAACGTCCCGTGAAGATTCGGCTCTTCCGCGACGACGATATGAAAATTACCGGCAAGCGTCATCGTTTTCTTTCGCGCTACGAAATTGGTTTTGATGACGATGGAAAAATTCTTTCTGCAAATATTGAACTCAATTGCGACGGCGGTTGTGCAACTGATTTATCGTTCGCAATTATGCAGCGCGCGATGTTGCACGTGGATAATGCGTATTTCATTCCGAATCTTTGCGTTGTCGGAAATGTGTGGAAAACAAATCTTCCATCGAACACAGCGTTTCGCGGTTTTGGTGGTCCGCAAGGAATGGCGGTTGCAGAAACGATAATTGATTGTGTTGCGCGTTACTTAAAAAAAGATGCGGCAGAAATTCGTTTCAAAAATTTTTATGGAATGAAAGAAAACAACACAACGCATTACGGTGAAGTTGTTGAAAACAATCATCTTTTTTCAATGTATGAGCAGTTGAAAAAATCTTCCGAATACGATAAGCGAAGAAAAGAAGTTGCTCAGTTCAATACGACA
This window encodes:
- the xdhB gene encoding xanthine dehydrogenase molybdopterin binding subunit yields the protein ISSFDISEAKKVFGVHAVLSYKDIPGHNQMGPVIHDEVCLAESEVVCVGQAMFLIAAETEEQCLEAEKKIKIEYELLEPILSIEKAIEKKSLLGAPMKIERGDSNATFQVAKHKIKGELKTGAQEHWYLESQVCLCIPGETNEINVFSGTQHPSETQALVAEVLGIRKNDVVVEVRRMGGAFGGKETQGNHVACWCALLCNATKRPVKIRLFRDDDMKITGKRHRFLSRYEIGFDDDGKILSANIELNCDGGCATDLSFAIMQRAMLHVDNAYFIPNLCVVGNVWKTNLPSNTAFRGFGGPQGMAVAETIIDCVARYLKKDAAEIRFKNFYGMKENNTTHYGEVVENNHLFSMYEQLKKSSEYDKRRKEVAQFNTTNEFFKKGIAFTPVKFGISFTTSFLNQAGALVLVYKDGTILVNHGGTEIGQGLHTKMLQVAAAEFGVSLSRVKVNATNTSKVPNTSATAASAGTDLNGMAVKNAIDILKERISFEITKVWNEKYSTTPTLQHFIRFENDFIFDIEHLERKISFADAMLLMNLRQVSLSATGFYKTPNVFFDKEKGNGRPFHYFAFGMCVSEVLLDILTGRHTIVRTDILHDVGDSLNPQIDIGQVEGGYIQGVGWCTTEEIKWDANGNLLTHSPDTYKIPSVQDIPKDFRTQLLQNVPNENTIRKSKAVAEPPFMLALATWLAIKDAISAIAEHEIEPEFSLPATNEIIVLSIEKLKSQLQEKLLHEKEFSNEVEFWNPKC